A DNA window from Aminipila luticellarii contains the following coding sequences:
- a CDS encoding DUF6133 family protein — MKSLFCKLKNKLGAAAVKSRSILAGNAGDGYIDTAIKILIAVVLGALLLAGLYALFGETVLPTLTERIKEMFNYAG, encoded by the coding sequence ATGAAAAGTCTATTTTGCAAGCTGAAGAACAAGCTCGGTGCGGCTGCTGTGAAAAGCCGCTCCATTCTCGCAGGGAATGCCGGGGACGGCTACATTGACACCGCGATCAAAATCCTGATTGCAGTGGTTTTGGGCGCTTTGCTCCTCGCGGGGCTGTATGCCCTGTTCGGGGAAACGGTGCTCCCCACCCTGACCGAGCGCATCAAGGAGATGTTCAACTACGCCGGTTAA
- a CDS encoding SpoVG family protein, translated as MPKNTTPAAPKYDVKIHSIRPEGSCKATASVNVYGDFAVRGIKIMEGSKGLFISMPSYKAGNGEYKDICFPCTKEAKAEFDKAVLGAYQQTLTQGQTAAQKQESSAQQEQGQPVMGGM; from the coding sequence ATGCCTAAGAACACGACACCGGCCGCACCCAAGTACGATGTGAAAATCCACTCCATCCGTCCGGAGGGCAGCTGCAAGGCCACCGCCTCGGTCAATGTCTACGGCGATTTTGCCGTGCGGGGCATCAAAATTATGGAGGGCTCTAAAGGGCTGTTTATCTCCATGCCAAGCTATAAGGCCGGAAACGGCGAGTACAAGGATATCTGCTTTCCCTGCACCAAGGAGGCCAAGGCAGAGTTTGACAAGGCGGTCCTCGGCGCTTATCAGCAGACGCTGACCCAGGGGCAGACCGCCGCGCAGAAACAGGAATCCTCCGCCCAGCAGGAGCAAGGTCAGCCCGTCATGGGCGGAATGTAG
- a CDS encoding YodL domain-containing protein yields the protein MPGITLKNGLISYYGNPAGYTEKEKAVVDSIFQNDELTAWLKSRSLTPQWTDGVMERLAAGERMGGMNESAAPLKNVRVWQLKPETDVYRKFISYEETVRQFGEPSREHYRVAYDGQLDTNDLEAIYTRCNVNHPPGYDGHSLSMSDVVELYDAEGSEFHYCDRFGFQQISFGEPEQTQTMGMSM from the coding sequence ATGCCGGGAATCACCCTGAAGAACGGCCTCATTTCCTACTACGGAAACCCGGCCGGATATACAGAAAAAGAAAAAGCGGTGGTGGACAGCATCTTTCAAAATGACGAGCTGACCGCATGGCTCAAAAGCCGCAGCCTGACCCCGCAGTGGACGGACGGCGTGATGGAACGGCTTGCCGCGGGGGAACGAATGGGCGGCATGAATGAGTCCGCCGCACCGCTGAAAAATGTGCGCGTCTGGCAGCTGAAGCCGGAAACGGATGTGTATAGGAAGTTTATCTCTTATGAGGAAACGGTGCGGCAGTTTGGAGAGCCGTCCCGGGAGCATTACCGGGTCGCCTATGACGGGCAGCTTGACACCAACGATCTCGAAGCCATCTACACAAGGTGCAACGTGAATCACCCGCCTGGCTATGACGGACACTCCCTGTCCATGTCCGATGTGGTGGAGCTGTATGACGCAGAGGGCAGCGAATTCCACTACTGTGACCGCTTCGGATTTCAACAAATCAGCTTCGGGGAACCGGAGCAAACCCAAACCATGGGCATGAGCATGTAG
- a CDS encoding S-layer homology domain-containing protein — protein sequence MNKKMKRPLCLALTVCLVLSLLAGSAYAVNRYFEDAKGHWAEEAIQILTEKGVISGYPDGLAHPDEIITRGEFAALVARTMELPEPEESEVTLRFTDIAGHWSEQDVEALIIAGIIQKDDFGTKFLPDQPITRMEMIRMLVRAIGKGEHDASCSCVTGFSDDDTLSESDKSSICTGKEYGIVDGYPDGTVKPDGKATRAEAFEMLVDTEKAKEKIKKEEPPKPTVPTKPEDKPSDGNSGGGSSGGSSSGGGSSYVPAPQFSFTLPKTAYTADEIEIKPESRYVSDLTWSALKNDLPAELSELTDGTLDHNGGKVKFMQTGSITLIATAKNSRGVTVTHEQTISIYPVVTAAFALPETTHTDKSVAVKLMTENLGTNAVVWSLEKDGTAVDIETALTGTLDSTGGTVLFKEKGVYKLTASITDELGKVITAQDSITVYPVAEVKLTLPTVSHTDKTVALKTETKETDGLTVAYTLTRNGEPAETDTWIEGNPADGSIRFKEKGVYALTASVTDDTGRVFSDTAHITVYPVGSAGFYLPEIFHTDSTVMVEAVFGEIGSHTANWTLLRDGKEVSLTDAVEGTLGNSGGELKFHAKGSYVLKAEFTDDGGRTYRYEQGFKVYPVPAVSYSLPEYVHTDTDIAVKTETTDLDGLTVEWLVDNTYGFQDWPTYVDGTLTNGGGTIRFKRAGVYELAARVTDETGRVFLYESHDKCEVLPVLTIGFELPEFAYTDTAIDLRTHGNNQVLPVEWSVSKDGKSIPLSEAFDGSLTPQGGKITFKGDGEYVLTAAMTDYLKRRYSHSENIRIHPVVQYAFTMPQAVHYGTEFEVAAKDVRHLGSYSVVWTLQKDGNPSQYQGTLGNDGGKIAIHDTGTFTLTASITDSEARVTTHSERITVTNTAPNVPVVEAVPTRTAKAGKFLVNITASATDPDGDAVTLEYADTAADSYYAPGTHTIKVRAKDIAGAYSAWTEKTFTVTNAAPTVILTAEPTRTAKDGKFLVNISAKAADTDGDATTLEWDNKAADGYYAPGTHTVKVRAKDIAGAYSPWTEKTFTVTNAAPTVTLTVEPTRTVKDGKFLVNISAKAADADGDTTMLEWDNKAADNYYAPGTHTVKVRAKDIAGAYSPWTEKTFTITSSAPTVTLTATPTRTAQSGKFLVNISATASDSDGDPTTLEWDNKAADGYYAVGTHTVRVRAKDATGLYSDWVSKTFTVANSAPTAPMITRTPNGNSVAPGTPVTITAASSDPDGDPVTLIWEGRNAETQTYPRGKNVVRVKAVDSAGAESPWAAIVFFVADSNGGGGMTLTGPDSVIMENGIEGATITEYTFTVPPVSGHSGSDFGRVRGYNKLTGQWDQLDYGTTSNGITFTRTLGAGVYTQLEFYYYTNHSCMYNKSNITYSVTYHFE from the coding sequence ATGAATAAGAAAATGAAACGGCCGCTGTGCCTTGCCCTCACTGTCTGCCTTGTGCTTTCCCTGCTTGCGGGCAGCGCCTATGCGGTAAACCGGTATTTTGAGGATGCCAAGGGGCATTGGGCGGAGGAAGCCATTCAGATCCTGACGGAAAAAGGCGTCATCAGCGGCTACCCCGACGGGCTGGCGCACCCGGATGAAATCATCACCAGAGGGGAATTCGCCGCCTTGGTTGCCAGAACCATGGAGCTGCCGGAGCCGGAGGAAAGCGAGGTCACCCTTCGCTTCACCGACATTGCCGGACATTGGTCGGAGCAGGATGTTGAGGCGCTCATTATTGCGGGAATCATCCAAAAGGACGATTTCGGCACGAAGTTTTTACCGGATCAGCCCATCACCCGCATGGAGATGATCCGCATGCTGGTGCGTGCCATCGGCAAGGGCGAGCATGACGCCTCCTGCTCCTGCGTCACCGGCTTTTCCGACGACGATACGCTTTCCGAATCGGACAAATCCAGCATCTGCACCGGCAAGGAATACGGTATCGTAGACGGCTACCCGGACGGCACGGTCAAGCCGGACGGAAAGGCCACCCGCGCCGAAGCCTTTGAAATGCTGGTGGATACGGAAAAGGCCAAAGAAAAAATCAAGAAGGAAGAACCGCCCAAGCCGACTGTTCCCACCAAGCCGGAGGATAAGCCCTCCGATGGGAATTCCGGCGGGGGCAGTTCTGGCGGCAGCAGTTCCGGTGGCGGTTCTTCCTATGTTCCCGCCCCGCAGTTTTCATTTACACTGCCCAAAACCGCGTATACTGCCGATGAAATTGAAATCAAGCCGGAAAGCCGGTATGTAAGCGATTTGACATGGTCAGCCCTGAAAAACGATCTGCCTGCCGAGCTTTCAGAGCTGACAGACGGTACCCTTGACCACAACGGCGGTAAAGTGAAATTTATGCAGACCGGCAGCATCACCCTGATTGCCACGGCCAAAAACAGCCGGGGCGTCACGGTGACCCATGAGCAGACCATCAGCATCTACCCGGTTGTGACGGCGGCGTTCGCTCTGCCCGAAACCACCCATACCGACAAATCCGTGGCGGTGAAGCTGATGACCGAAAACCTCGGTACCAATGCGGTGGTATGGTCGCTCGAAAAGGATGGCACTGCCGTCGATATCGAAACGGCTCTCACCGGAACGCTGGATTCCACCGGCGGCACGGTGCTGTTCAAGGAAAAGGGCGTATACAAGCTGACCGCCTCGATTACGGATGAGCTGGGCAAGGTTATCACCGCACAGGATAGCATCACGGTCTACCCGGTAGCGGAGGTCAAGCTGACACTCCCAACCGTTTCTCATACGGATAAAACCGTGGCGCTCAAGACAGAAACAAAAGAAACGGACGGCCTCACAGTGGCCTACACCCTGACCCGGAACGGCGAGCCTGCCGAAACCGACACATGGATCGAAGGAAATCCTGCTGACGGTAGCATCCGATTCAAGGAAAAAGGTGTGTATGCGCTGACCGCCTCTGTCACCGACGATACCGGCAGAGTGTTTTCCGATACCGCCCATATTACCGTCTACCCGGTAGGTTCGGCGGGCTTCTATCTGCCGGAAATCTTCCACACCGACAGCACCGTGATGGTGGAGGCAGTGTTCGGGGAAATCGGCAGCCATACCGCAAATTGGACGCTGCTCCGTGACGGAAAAGAAGTATCCCTCACCGATGCGGTGGAGGGTACGCTGGGCAACAGCGGCGGTGAGCTGAAGTTTCATGCCAAGGGCAGCTATGTTCTGAAAGCGGAATTCACCGACGACGGTGGCAGAACCTACCGCTACGAGCAGGGCTTCAAGGTGTATCCTGTGCCTGCCGTCAGCTACAGCCTGCCGGAGTATGTTCACACCGATACGGATATTGCGGTCAAAACCGAAACCACTGATTTGGACGGCCTCACCGTCGAATGGCTGGTGGACAACACCTACGGATTTCAGGACTGGCCGACCTATGTGGACGGAACGCTCACAAACGGCGGCGGCACGATCCGCTTCAAACGGGCCGGTGTCTATGAGCTGGCAGCCAGAGTCACCGATGAAACCGGCCGTGTATTTCTGTACGAAAGCCATGACAAATGCGAGGTTCTGCCTGTGCTGACCATCGGCTTTGAGCTTCCCGAATTTGCCTATACCGATACCGCCATCGACCTCAGAACCCACGGCAACAATCAGGTTCTGCCGGTGGAGTGGTCCGTCAGCAAGGACGGCAAGAGCATTCCGCTCTCCGAGGCGTTTGACGGCAGCCTCACCCCCCAGGGCGGCAAGATTACCTTTAAGGGCGACGGCGAGTATGTTCTCACCGCTGCCATGACCGATTACCTGAAACGCAGATATTCCCACAGCGAAAACATTCGCATCCACCCTGTGGTGCAATATGCATTTACCATGCCGCAGGCTGTTCACTACGGCACGGAGTTTGAAGTTGCCGCAAAGGATGTCCGGCACCTCGGCAGCTATTCCGTTGTATGGACACTACAAAAGGACGGCAATCCCTCACAGTATCAGGGCACCCTCGGCAATGACGGCGGCAAAATCGCTATCCATGACACCGGCACATTTACCCTGACCGCCTCTATCACCGACAGCGAAGCGCGTGTCACCACCCATTCGGAACGCATCACGGTCACCAACACCGCGCCGAATGTCCCTGTGGTAGAAGCCGTACCCACCCGTACCGCCAAGGCCGGCAAGTTTCTTGTGAACATCACCGCCAGTGCCACAGACCCCGATGGGGATGCGGTGACCTTGGAGTATGCGGATACTGCGGCCGACAGCTATTATGCGCCGGGTACTCACACCATAAAAGTTCGTGCCAAAGACATTGCCGGGGCGTATTCTGCGTGGACGGAAAAGACCTTCACCGTGACCAATGCCGCGCCAACCGTTATCCTGACCGCCGAGCCGACCCGCACGGCGAAAGATGGCAAATTCCTCGTCAATATCAGTGCAAAGGCAGCGGATACGGACGGTGACGCCACCACGCTGGAATGGGACAACAAGGCGGCGGATGGCTACTATGCGCCCGGTACCCATACCGTAAAAGTTCGTGCCAAGGATATCGCCGGGGCGTATTCCCCATGGACGGAAAAGACCTTCACCGTGACCAATGCCGCGCCCACCGTAACCCTGACTGTCGAGCCGACCCGCACGGTGAAAGATGGCAAATTCCTCGTCAATATCAGTGCAAAGGCAGCGGATGCGGACGGCGATACCACCATGCTGGAATGGGATAACAAGGCGGCAGACAACTACTATGCGCCCGGCACCCATACCGTAAAAGTCCGTGCCAAGGACATTGCCGGAGCATATTCCCCTTGGACGGAAAAGACCTTCACCATCACCAGCTCCGCGCCTACGGTTACCTTGACTGCCACTCCGACCCGTACAGCCCAAAGCGGCAAATTCCTTGTGAATATCAGCGCAACAGCCTCTGACTCGGATGGCGATCCCACTACACTGGAATGGGACAACAAGGCGGCGGACGGCTACTATGCCGTTGGCACGCACACCGTCCGTGTTCGCGCCAAAGATGCTACCGGGCTGTATTCCGATTGGGTATCCAAGACCTTTACCGTGGCAAACTCCGCCCCGACAGCGCCGATGATTACCCGAACGCCGAACGGCAACAGTGTGGCACCGGGAACGCCGGTCACCATCACGGCAGCCAGCTCCGACCCGGACGGCGACCCAGTCACCCTGATTTGGGAGGGCAGAAACGCCGAAACCCAGACCTACCCCCGCGGAAAGAACGTGGTGCGTGTCAAGGCGGTGGATTCCGCAGGCGCCGAGTCCCCGTGGGCCGCTATCGTTTTCTTTGTGGCGGATTCCAACGGCGGCGGTGGCATGACGCTCACAGGCCCGGATTCCGTGATCATGGAAAACGGCATCGAAGGCGCCACCATCACCGAATACACCTTTACGGTGCCGCCCGTCAGCGGGCACAGCGGCTCCGACTTCGGCAGGGTGCGCGGCTACAACAAGCTGACCGGCCAGTGGGATCAGCTGGACTACGGCACCACCTCCAACGGCATCACCTTCACCCGTACCCTCGGCGCAGGCGTATACACGCAGCTGGAGTTTTATTATTATACCAACCACTCGTGCATGTACAACAAATCCAACATCACCTACTCGGTGACGTACCACTTTGAATAA